One window from the genome of Myxococcales bacterium encodes:
- a CDS encoding N-formylglutamate amidohydrolase, whose protein sequence is MNSLLVTCEHAGHAVPAGVDLGLSDEVLRSQASWDHGALDVANAVAARFGREVFAGEFSRLFVDLNRPSDHPDVIPEWCYGAHVPTNATLSAQARRQRLDAVHAPHWRRVRAAIELEIGSGQRVVQLASHSFCTLLDPSNRRFDVGLLFDPSREGELALVDELEAACLAHGLSTRRNEPYTGIGPGVTSSMRVAFSAYQYVGVTIETSHAVTMREGGCTHVASALAVGLAQFGIRTA, encoded by the coding sequence ATGAATTCGCTGCTAGTAACCTGCGAGCATGCCGGACACGCGGTACCGGCGGGCGTCGACCTGGGCCTGAGCGACGAGGTGTTGCGATCGCAAGCAAGTTGGGACCATGGCGCGTTAGATGTTGCCAACGCGGTCGCGGCTCGTTTTGGTCGCGAGGTCTTTGCCGGCGAATTCTCTCGCCTCTTTGTCGACCTCAATCGCCCCAGCGATCATCCCGACGTCATCCCCGAGTGGTGTTATGGCGCCCACGTTCCTACCAACGCGACGCTGTCGGCGCAGGCGCGACGGCAGCGGCTCGACGCCGTTCATGCACCACACTGGCGGCGCGTGCGCGCGGCAATTGAGCTGGAAATTGGCAGCGGCCAACGCGTCGTGCAGCTCGCGTCCCATAGCTTCTGCACATTGCTCGATCCAAGCAACCGGAGATTTGACGTCGGTTTGTTGTTTGACCCCTCGCGCGAGGGCGAGCTCGCGCTGGTTGACGAGCTGGAGGCGGCATGCCTGGCGCATGGTCTTTCTACGCGCCGCAACGAGCCATATACGGGCATTGGTCCAGGCGTGACCTCGTCCATGCGCGTGGCCTTTTCTGCGTATCAATATGTTGGGGTGACCATCGAGACGTCGCACGCGGTCACCATGCGCGAAGGCGGATGCACGCATGTGGCGAGCGCCCTCGCCGTCGGCCTAGCGCAATTTGGTATAAGAACGGCGTGA
- a CDS encoding 2-hydroxychromene-2-carboxylate isomerase, translating into MKTLEFWFDFSCPYAFLASRQVAALAAQGGATLSWRPMLLGGVFAAIGAGQGPMATLSATRRDYVAADVARCAAGQGLIFSTPAQHPMRTVLALRSLLALPKANWPRAIAALFDAYWLEHRDISQRGVVEAVLASACEDAPLARMAVEGSERDEIKALLRTLTDEAVAAGIFGAPTYRVLDESGAHAPLFWGQDRLSHVAAALLGWDGNSPRAESAPWQAPTKARGTSTAPLVLSYYFDFASPFAYLGATQVQRIAANLGATVAWRPFLLGGLFRNIGTVDVPLLVMPAAKRAYYLADFARWAAWWDVPFSFPATFPVKTTAPLRIAMAALEQLTPDRAVAWIKAAFEALWVHGRDLNDDGVLQACLVEAALPMTLLAEATSESRKQALIAATNEAAAHGVFGAPTIVVSAGPRETLIWGQDRWDLVAAAARDLASATDLKH; encoded by the coding sequence GTGAAGACCTTAGAGTTTTGGTTTGATTTTTCCTGCCCGTATGCTTTTTTGGCCTCTCGTCAGGTTGCCGCCTTGGCCGCGCAGGGCGGCGCCACGCTAAGCTGGCGGCCGATGCTGCTTGGCGGGGTATTCGCCGCGATCGGCGCCGGGCAGGGACCGATGGCTACGCTGTCGGCTACCCGGCGCGACTATGTGGCCGCCGACGTCGCGCGGTGTGCGGCGGGCCAGGGGCTGATTTTTTCGACGCCGGCGCAGCATCCTATGCGTACCGTGCTCGCCTTGCGTAGCCTCCTGGCCTTGCCCAAAGCCAACTGGCCGCGCGCCATTGCCGCGCTGTTCGATGCGTACTGGTTGGAGCATCGTGACATTTCACAGCGTGGCGTCGTCGAAGCTGTCTTGGCGAGCGCATGCGAGGACGCCCCCCTCGCGCGCATGGCCGTTGAGGGCAGCGAACGCGACGAAATAAAGGCTTTGTTGCGAACGCTTACCGACGAGGCCGTTGCGGCTGGCATTTTCGGTGCGCCGACGTACCGTGTCCTCGACGAATCCGGGGCCCACGCGCCCTTGTTCTGGGGGCAAGATCGTTTGAGCCACGTTGCGGCGGCGCTCTTGGGTTGGGACGGTAACTCGCCGCGCGCCGAATCGGCGCCGTGGCAAGCGCCGACCAAGGCACGTGGGACGTCGACGGCGCCACTTGTGCTTTCGTATTATTTTGATTTCGCGAGCCCCTTTGCCTATCTCGGCGCAACGCAAGTGCAGCGGATCGCCGCGAACCTGGGCGCGACGGTGGCTTGGCGGCCCTTTTTGCTTGGCGGCCTATTTCGCAACATCGGCACCGTAGATGTGCCGTTATTGGTCATGCCGGCCGCCAAGCGCGCCTATTACCTGGCCGATTTTGCGCGGTGGGCCGCGTGGTGGGATGTGCCTTTCTCGTTTCCGGCGACATTTCCCGTCAAGACGACGGCGCCGTTACGCATCGCGATGGCGGCGCTTGAACAGTTGACACCCGACCGCGCGGTAGCCTGGATCAAGGCGGCCTTCGAGGCGCTTTGGGTTCATGGTCGCGACCTAAATGACGACGGCGTCCTGCAAGCTTGTCTTGTGGAAGCGGCGCTACCTATGACCCTGCTTGCCGAGGCAACCAGCGAGTCGCGCAAGCAGGCATTGATAGCCGCGACAAATGAGGCGGCGGCCCATGGGGTGTTCGGGGCGCCAACCATTGTCGTCAGTGCGGGACCGCGAGAGACGCTTATTTGGGGGCAGGACCGCTGGGACCTGGTCGCCGCCGCGGCGAGAGATCTCGCCAGCGCCACTGATTTAAAGCACTAG
- a CDS encoding RNA polymerase sigma factor: MVPDSSRALAELMRAYCGGDAAAFRELYAQVGPRIRGYLLRLAGDHALADDLLQGTFLRVHRARGSYIEQADPLPWLYAIAHRLFIDEMRRRKRQPLALPNDADGLMLVDDSRGVHEGLEQQLDAERAMNALHQLSPEQKQAVVLTKLEGRSMQQAAEIAGVTLAAMKVRAHRGYVALRRAMEASESK; the protein is encoded by the coding sequence ATGGTCCCCGATTCGTCACGTGCGCTTGCCGAGCTCATGCGCGCCTACTGCGGGGGTGATGCAGCGGCATTTCGCGAGCTGTACGCTCAGGTTGGTCCCAGGATACGGGGGTACTTGCTCCGCCTTGCCGGCGACCACGCCCTAGCCGATGATTTGTTACAAGGTACGTTTCTGCGCGTGCACCGCGCACGTGGATCCTATATCGAGCAGGCCGACCCGTTGCCTTGGCTTTACGCCATTGCCCACCGGCTTTTTATTGATGAAATGCGGCGACGCAAGCGCCAACCCTTGGCATTGCCAAATGACGCCGATGGTCTCATGCTTGTGGATGATTCGCGTGGCGTCCATGAGGGCCTGGAGCAGCAGCTCGATGCGGAGCGCGCCATGAACGCGCTGCATCAGCTCTCGCCCGAGCAAAAGCAGGCCGTGGTGCTGACCAAGCTCGAAGGGCGCTCGATGCAGCAGGCCGCCGAAATTGCGGGGGTCACCTTGGCCGCCATGAAGGTCCGCGCGCACCGCGGGTATGTCGCGTTGCGTAGGGCGATGGAGGCGAGCGAATCTAAATGA
- a CDS encoding DUF1109 family protein yields the protein MTEHKNDLPPIPRDVEQELAMLAPVKMRTPGYQFGMIAATSVGFTGLVVALVSLRNNLAQVAPQFWLAVATAVLLGFTLPLYLAVVPPKGSMFPRQRLATAVAFGAAMVIIALSLASVVWVGDMWAALANCQGCLRISALVSLVPVVLVCWMLRRSFIRVSRLFAASIGMSAGSLGFTATELHCANPEVWHILFTHVGMIAFAGLLGALIIPRSVEL from the coding sequence ATGACCGAGCACAAAAACGATTTGCCGCCGATTCCACGAGACGTCGAGCAGGAGCTCGCGATGCTGGCGCCGGTAAAGATGCGCACCCCGGGCTATCAGTTCGGGATGATCGCCGCCACGTCGGTGGGGTTTACGGGGCTCGTGGTGGCGCTGGTCTCGCTGCGCAATAATTTAGCCCAGGTAGCGCCGCAGTTTTGGCTGGCGGTGGCGACGGCCGTGTTGCTGGGTTTTACCTTGCCGCTATATTTGGCGGTGGTCCCCCCGAAGGGATCTATGTTCCCGCGGCAGCGGCTCGCAACCGCGGTGGCCTTTGGCGCCGCCATGGTCATCATCGCGTTGTCGTTGGCGTCGGTCGTATGGGTGGGGGACATGTGGGCAGCCTTGGCGAATTGCCAGGGGTGCCTACGTATTTCCGCGCTCGTCTCGTTGGTGCCTGTGGTGCTGGTATGTTGGATGCTCCGGCGATCGTTTATTCGCGTCTCGCGGCTGTTCGCGGCGTCCATTGGCATGTCGGCCGGAAGCCTGGGTTTTACCGCGACGGAACTCCATTGCGCCAACCCCGAGGTATGGCACATTCTGTTTACCCATGTCGGCATGATCGCTTTTGCAGGGCTGCTCGGGGCGCTGATCATTCCGCGCTCGGTAGAGCTCTAG
- a CDS encoding CapA family protein yields MRATKIVLLLAVTSVGVGVVACTSDPHTAIAQPSALDAAAPVVHNATPIAASKKIAETISMVFVGDVMFGRYKGNGFAAIPADTYDVFAEVAPALASDFTMANLETPVMWDPPRKTPYDAHLRFVTTPARVAAVKRAGIDHVSLANNHYWDMKLPGVEQSPLVLQAAGITPHGAAVAAGELFVVKSVDVKGWRVGVLAAATLRNYKQPAKEPALPWANGAEIEAALVPVIAAAAPNYDVLIVALHWGAEYQATPATWQVRAAHAFIDAGADAVIGHHPHVLQGMELYKGRVIAYSLGNFVFDNVRHPLQQSAILRLQFRHREACLARAEITPVVVVRKPHFHPTLATDKLATAVRHRLTSLSSAAPFRTIWSPMARGEALELELANCPITSSP; encoded by the coding sequence ATGCGCGCCACGAAAATTGTCTTGCTGTTAGCAGTCACCTCGGTAGGTGTTGGTGTAGTCGCATGTACCTCCGATCCTCACACCGCGATCGCGCAACCGTCGGCGCTTGATGCCGCCGCGCCAGTTGTGCACAACGCAACGCCGATCGCAGCATCAAAAAAGATCGCCGAGACCATCTCCATGGTGTTCGTGGGCGACGTCATGTTCGGGCGCTACAAAGGCAACGGCTTCGCCGCGATTCCGGCCGACACCTATGACGTCTTTGCCGAGGTAGCGCCCGCGCTCGCGTCCGACTTCACGATGGCGAATCTTGAGACGCCCGTGATGTGGGACCCTCCGCGCAAGACGCCCTACGACGCGCATCTGCGCTTTGTCACCACGCCCGCGCGCGTCGCCGCGGTGAAGCGAGCCGGCATCGACCACGTTTCGCTGGCAAACAACCACTACTGGGACATGAAGCTGCCAGGCGTCGAACAATCACCACTCGTGCTCCAGGCGGCGGGCATTACGCCGCACGGCGCCGCGGTCGCCGCGGGCGAGCTGTTTGTCGTCAAATCGGTCGACGTCAAGGGTTGGCGCGTTGGCGTCTTGGCTGCCGCCACGTTGCGCAACTACAAACAACCGGCAAAGGAGCCTGCCCTGCCGTGGGCCAATGGTGCCGAGATCGAGGCCGCCTTGGTACCGGTCATTGCAGCGGCGGCACCGAACTATGACGTCCTCATTGTCGCGCTGCATTGGGGTGCCGAGTACCAAGCCACGCCTGCGACGTGGCAGGTGCGCGCGGCGCACGCGTTTATCGATGCCGGCGCCGACGCGGTGATCGGCCATCATCCGCATGTCTTGCAAGGCATGGAGCTTTATAAGGGGCGCGTCATCGCGTACTCGCTAGGCAATTTCGTATTTGACAACGTCCGCCATCCCTTGCAGCAATCCGCGATCCTGCGCCTGCAGTTTCGCCACCGGGAGGCCTGCCTGGCGCGCGCCGAGATTACGCCCGTTGTGGTTGTGCGAAAACCGCATTTTCATCCGACCTTGGCGACCGACAAGCTTGCCACCGCGGTGCGCCACCGCCTGACCTCACTGTCGAGCGCCGCGCCGTTTCGCACCATATGGTCGCCGATGGCGCGCGGCGAGGCGCTTGAGCTTGAGCTGGCCAACTGCCCCATCACGAGCAGCCCATAA